CCATTAAAATAACGCCACAATGAGCACGCCAGTGGTATTGTTTTTTGTTATGGTGGCTATAAAGGTATTTAGAAACATCTATGGCGATTTATGTGTTATAGCAATAAAAAGGAAGACTAAGCACTTGCAATAGTACGACTTTGACCATAAATGACATTTACACCTACACCGCATATGGAACAAGCAACAAAAGCAACCACAGATTATAATCCGTCAGAAACAGAAAAGGTTTCTGAAATAGGAAACTCCGGTAATTCAACAATAGGTGCTGTACTTGGATCGAGGGTTTTTGCTCTGGCTATGAAGGTGGCAGAGAAATATTCTTACAGCAAAAGCAAGATATACAGGCTACTTCAACACGCGTTTGAAAAGCTAAAAGAGGAAGGTAACCGGCATCGCCTACAGAAGGATTTTAAGGAGAAAACCCAAACTCTCACACGCATGATCAGGGCCTACTACAATGGCGAGTACCGAAAGATACCTACAAC
This region of Fulvivirga ulvae genomic DNA includes:
- a CDS encoding YkvA family protein is translated as MEQATKATTDYNPSETEKVSEIGNSGNSTIGAVLGSRVFALAMKVAEKYSYSKSKIYRLLQHAFEKLKEEGNRHRLQKDFKEKTQTLTRMIRAYYNGEYRKIPTTAVLRILGGLVYFIWVLDLVPDFIPILGLADDLAVIVWVYNGLNEEIEDFERWESAIPENFEEG